From the genome of Bacillaceae bacterium S4-13-56:
TTTATCAGGATTTTAATTTTGTCCTGTGGCTCTTAATATAAATAAACCATCAATCAGTGGGCATTCCCACACTGATTGTTAGTACCCAAGGGTATGACTGCACGTCCATGCGCGGGATGAAAATGTGACTTTCACGTGAAAGCCACATTTTTATGTATTATTTTTTTATTTTATTGTATAATAGAACAAACGTTCGAAGAAGGAAGGGTTTTTATGCAGTCATCCACTCATCCTCAGCAAGAAATAAGTCTCGCCTCTCGATATCTCTTTCTATCCATGGCAATCACAGTTGTTCGAATGGACATACAAAATATACAATCTGGACCGTTTAAAATTAAGGAGCCATATATAGAGTTGTTGCATCGTATGGAACATGTTGCACGGAAAGAGAGGCAAGAACTAATTCAAAAAATGAGGAAATCTAACATAGAGGTTATATTTCTAGGAAAAAATGACTCTTTTTCATCTTACTTATTTCGAGTAAACAACTATGAATGGAACCGCCGGTATTTCAATCCAGCCATTCGGAAAGAAGTGGAGAGAACATTAATTCGTTTGATGCACTTGGCTCTGCAACCCTCTCGTGATCCGCTGATCTCCTATAATAGGTCTGCAGACGTTCAATAAACAAATAACGGAAATGAGCTGTTCGATGTACTTGATTACGGAGAGATCCTGGAGAAATAAACACATGAACTTTTTCTCCTGTTACAAATAATAGTTCTGATTCTTTTTCTGAAATAGTGATAATTTTGGAGATATGCGAGTGGGCAATCCATGCACATTTGGGATTCGTCGGAGAATTCGTTGGGAAGAAAAACATACCAGAATGTGGATCAACAGCAATGGGAACTTTGTGGGTCATTCCACTAATCTGTCTTGTTCCTTGAACCCTGCCCTGTATACTTGATCCAAAAAATTTACAAGCACGTTCCATTAAAACTTTAGGTTTTTTGTTTATAAATAAATACTTTCCCTTTTCTACTACAAGAGATCCAGTCACATCGGCTGTATTAAAAGGTAATACTGCATACGTGTATGGAGTCACCTCGTAGTCCGTTATCCATTTCGTCAAATATATCAATCCTTTCTTTTTTAAATACAAAAATATTATACATTAAAAGATTTACTTTTGGTTAAATTTTCTAATATTTTTCACAAATTTGCCATTTATGTATTTTGTATTTACCCATCCTTGTTGGTGAAGCTTGCTTCATGGTTGGTTGCCCGTTCATGCGGGATAAAGATTGTGATTTTTTATCCCGCCTTCAGTTAGTGGAAGAGCTTTTTAAATTGTGCGGGTAAAAGAAAGTTGCTGGTGGGGTGCTTGAGGCAAACTAAAAATCGCTCTAATTACAGATAGAACCCCGCTGCTTTAGCTGTGGGAGTTGTCAGCTATATTGATGTCCTTTATTCAAAACCAGAGGAATAGAACATATTCTATTTTTTCTAACTTTAACTTGAGAAAATACATTAACATTATGTTACTATTAGAAGCAGGTTCGAAATCTATCAATCAACTAAAGAAGGAAGATTGTATGAATAAAAAAGACGTAGCCAATATTCGTAAGCAATTTAAAGTAGGAAATGACTTACTGAAAATCTCAGAAATTTATAATGTGTACATTATGAAAGAATCGAGCGAAATATATCATCATGAGAGCCAACCATTTGAAATGTTAGATGATGATCAAAAAGAGTTATTCCTGCATAACTTTAAAAAGATCTTAACAGGTCGATTGGACGAGAAATTGTTTGAATTAAAGTTTGACCGAGAGGCTGAGAATTCAAGCCAGCTCATTTTACATAAAGGCTTGCTTGGGAACTCCTCTGAATGGAAGGAACATATGCTTCTAATTGTGGAAAAAATGTTGAAAGATCAACAATACACAATGGATATTGTTGTGACTTTTATTCGGGGAGAATATTATAAACCAATGAAGCGCCGAAATGAAGAAACAGAAGAAAGTGAACGTGACACGGTTTATTCTCACCCCTTCCTCCTTTGTAGCATAAATAAAACTCAGGATCCGAAAAAAGAATTGCTTTTTGATTATGTAGAAAAAGAGTTTCGTTACAACATAGTAGTCAACCCTATTATCAACCTAAACAACCCAATAGGTGGATTCATGTTTCCTTCCTTTACAGACAATGCAGCTGATGTGAACCGTGTTCTCTACTCTTCTAGCAAAGCTAATGAGCCGGACTATCATTTCATAGAGGATGTCCTACACGCACAGGAAATCATGACCGCTAAGGATAACAAAATTGTGTTCGAAGAGATTGTGAAAGATGTCGTCGGAGATCAAATGAACACTACAAAACTAGCGAGTGTGTATGATGAAATCAATCGCTATGTAGAAGAAAGTGACAAAGAAGATACACCAAAACTGGATTATAAAGACGTAGAAAAAGTCTTGAAAATGAGTGGCATTGAAGAAGCAACTCCTGAAAAAGTGGAATCAGCTTTCAAAAAAGTGATTGATGATGAAAAATATGAATTTAAAGCAAGCAGTATTTTGCCAAAATACAACTCCAAATCAATTAAAATCAAGACGAAAATCGCCAATATTTCTGTTAGCCCTCAAGACCTAAGATTTGTGAAACAAGTTCACCTTCAAGGGAAACGTTATCTCATGATTGAGGTGGAAGAAGATACAGTAGTCGAAGGATTTACTATGCTACCAGAGGCCCTTTTCAATAAAGGGGAAAAAGAATAAAATGAGCCTGATCTACCAGCTGATAAGGTATGTGATTCACCATACTTATCCACTTTGGATCAGGCTTTTTTAATATGCCCCATTGTTTTCATCAGTTAACCGATTACTTTCACAGTACGTTGCAGAAGTCTCTCCCAGATCTCACTAAAAGTTAGTCCTTATTTCGTATAATCATTTTAATTTTTTATATAATCTTCTTTCCGCATAATCAATACACATTGGGCATACATCGATTTTTTCCCGTTTATCATTTTCGTATATCGTGAATGGCTTTATTTTTTTCTTGCAAAAGAAACACTGCCTTGACTTAAAAATTTTTGAAAGAAAATTCATTAGGATGCCTCCTACTATCGTAATCTATATATATTTTACCTACCCCTTTATTCTTAGTATAACACCATGTTAGCTTCTCAGTTAACATTAAACTATTCAGGTTATTGCTTAAGCTCACTATTTAAAAAGCAAGTATAAGAAAATGATTCCTCGAAGGAGAGGAATCATCTGTGAAATTTTCGTGATAAGATAATTAATATGTTTGCAGCTCTATAACATAGTCATTCAAAGTTATCAAGCAGCTCACGGACTTCATCAGTGGAATGTGTGTTCATTAACTGATTTCTTAGTTCACTCGCCCCTCGAAACCCGCGGACGTAAATCTTAAAAAAGCGAGTCAGAGCTTTGAATGGACGCGCCTCTAATTCTTTGGAATATTTATCATAAAGGTCAAGATGCAACCTTAAGAGATCTAGTAATTCTTCACTACTATGCTCTTTTTTCTCCTTTTCAAAAGCGAATGGATTTGTAAAAATACCACGTCCAATCATAACCCCATCCACATCGTATTGACGAGCGAGATCCAAGCCGGTTTGTCTGTCAGGAATATCTCCATTGATCGTCAATAGTGTATCTGGCGCCACCTCGTCACGCAGCCTCTTAATCTCGGGAATCAGTTCCCAATGCGCATCTACCTTGCTCATTTCGTCCCTCGTACGTAAATGGATAGAAAGATTTACTATGTCTTGTTTGAATAAGTGTGTCAACCAGTCGTGCCACTCATCAACTTCAGAAAAGCCAAGCCTTGTTTTCACACTTACCGGTAGCCCTCCCGCTTTTGCTGCTTGTATTAGTTCTGCTGCTACTTCTGGGCGACGAATAAGACCGCTGCCTTTGCCGTTTTCCGCTACATTATCCACGGGACAACCCATGTTAATATCCAAACCTTGAAACCCTTCCCTCGCCATTCCAATACTCATTTGGCGAAAATATTCGGGGTTATCCCCCCAAATGTGGGCCACAATCGGTTGTTCATCTTCAGTAAAAGCCAAGCGACCTCGAACACTTTGGTGACCTTCTGGATGACAATAACTATGCGAGTTTGTAAACTCTGTAAAAAATACATCGGGTCTAGCTGACGCACTAACTACATGCCGGAATACAACATCCGTTACCTCTTCCATTGGTGCAAGTATAAAAAATGGTCGTGGTAAATCACGCCAAAAACTATTTGTCATATCTAAACTCAAATCCTCTCTTGCAAGGGAATTAGTTGATCTCTCTTGATATAATCCCCAAAAAACTAAAAGCAAAGATATCTTTACTTCATTTATATCTTATACCATGCTTACTCACTTTTTATCAAATGATAGAAAATGATCTTCAAGAAATGCAACCTTAAGTGTTTTTATTCACAAATTATTGATAAACAAAAATTAAGGTTGAACGACACAAAGCTCATTCAACCTTTTTCAGTAACTTTATATCCGTATCATGCTCAGCTAATTTTACAGCAACGCTTTCGACAATAGTTTTTTTTCTGTGTTACTGGCAACTTTCTCGGACACGTTATCTAATTTTTCTATAATAACTTGTTGTCCACCTTCAAGCCTTTCCAGACGCTCAGTTAATGGCTTTAGCTTCTCGTTTAACAAGGATGAAAACATCTGCATTAACTCTTTATTTTCCATATCGTCATCACCTAGACTTATTATACCAACTCTTTTTTATTTTGTCGTAACATTTAAAAGGAAATTCATTTTAGTTTATTGGTAAAATAAGCGTCTTACTTGTTCCAGACAAGCTCCTTTTAGTAGAACAACGTGTTTCATTTCTAGAGCGAAAAATTAATTTTCTTTATTATCCAATCCAATACAAGACCATAGCAAACAGCTAAAAGAAAATATTTACATAACCCAAATAAAAATGTATCCATCCCATTTGGAAGAAGAGATATGATAAAAACATTATAATGGGTCAATATCAATTAGCAAACTCATCATTGGTAGCCAGAACGAGAATTTCTTTAGCATGTTAACTTTCACCCTAAAAAAATGCTTTTAAACAACCTAATATCTCATCATTTGCTCTTTTTTACTAACGAACCAAAAGTTTATGTGCATTTCACCACAAATTAACTACTCATGACATCATTTGGTTGAATAGATATAGTTGATAAAACCCAGGAACTCCCAATGCAAGAAAAAAATTAATTACTGCAAAAAGCTTTGATTGCTTTATCAGGCGATCATCCCCCTGTTTTAGGTACTCAAAGTATGTAAGAGTGAAATAAAGACATGCGCTCAACATAATAGCTGAGAATATCCCTAACCAAATTCCTATTGAGCCTGCAAAAGCTAATTGGTCCATTCTAAAGCACTCCCCTCCAAAATTTCCAAATTATGCTTATTTTACCTTTTGTGATTTTGCCATCTCTCGAACTACTTTTACCGTAATATGGTTTGATCTTTTTAGTGATAAGACGTTCTTTCTAATTAAGAAGATGCTGTTTTTGTAGAGTAAATACTTCTAAAAAAGCGACTGCTTTATTATGCAATCACACACCTGTTAATGTAATAAGGAACATGCTTCTATATTAGTCTTTTAGTTTAAATCATTTAATTTTTCTCGAAATGTTTTATCATAGGTTCCTACTGTTTTTATTGATTTTATTGGGCTATTGACTTCATATCCTTGCCCATCTTTAGTATCAAACGAAATTCTATAAACCTCATCTGTAAGTATTAGGTTCCATACATTCCTATTATCAACTTCAAGCATAATACTCTCTTTGGTTTGGTCAATTATTGCCAATACCTCTATAAAATATTTAGCACGGTCTTCTTCTCTCTTTTCATTTTTTTGAATTACTTTCCCAGTAACTATCATAGTTTTATCGAAATCAACGTCGTCTTCTAATGAACAAGCTGATAGTAATATCAAACACATCATCAATAAAACATATTTTCGCATAAAATCCCCCTAATAAATCAGTTTTCCTGTTCCCTTAACCTACCTCAATAGAGAAATTGCGTATCCGCTTGTTCAAGATAAGCCACCGTTACTTTAAGTGATGCATTTCAAATTCTAAGAATTTTCTTTAATGTATAGTAAACACAAAAATGCCATCCTAAACAGTTAAGGATAGCTTAATAATGTTGACTAGAGTGCTTAAAATATTC
Proteins encoded in this window:
- a CDS encoding competence protein ComK yields the protein MTKWITDYEVTPYTYAVLPFNTADVTGSLVVEKGKYLFINKKPKVLMERACKFFGSSIQGRVQGTRQISGMTHKVPIAVDPHSGMFFFPTNSPTNPKCAWIAHSHISKIITISEKESELLFVTGEKVHVFISPGSLRNQVHRTAHFRYLFIERLQTYYRRSADHERVAEPSASNELMFSPLLSEWLD
- a CDS encoding DUF4317 domain-containing protein, producing the protein MNKKDVANIRKQFKVGNDLLKISEIYNVYIMKESSEIYHHESQPFEMLDDDQKELFLHNFKKILTGRLDEKLFELKFDREAENSSQLILHKGLLGNSSEWKEHMLLIVEKMLKDQQYTMDIVVTFIRGEYYKPMKRRNEETEESERDTVYSHPFLLCSINKTQDPKKELLFDYVEKEFRYNIVVNPIINLNNPIGGFMFPSFTDNAADVNRVLYSSSKANEPDYHFIEDVLHAQEIMTAKDNKIVFEEIVKDVVGDQMNTTKLASVYDEINRYVEESDKEDTPKLDYKDVEKVLKMSGIEEATPEKVESAFKKVIDDEKYEFKASSILPKYNSKSIKIKTKIANISVSPQDLRFVKQVHLQGKRYLMIEVEEDTVVEGFTMLPEALFNKGEKE
- a CDS encoding tRNA-dihydrouridine synthase; protein product: MTNSFWRDLPRPFFILAPMEEVTDVVFRHVVSASARPDVFFTEFTNSHSYCHPEGHQSVRGRLAFTEDEQPIVAHIWGDNPEYFRQMSIGMAREGFQGLDINMGCPVDNVAENGKGSGLIRRPEVAAELIQAAKAGGLPVSVKTRLGFSEVDEWHDWLTHLFKQDIVNLSIHLRTRDEMSKVDAHWELIPEIKRLRDEVAPDTLLTINGDIPDRQTGLDLARQYDVDGVMIGRGIFTNPFAFEKEKKEHSSEELLDLLRLHLDLYDKYSKELEARPFKALTRFFKIYVRGFRGASELRNQLMNTHSTDEVRELLDNFE